One window of Camelina sativa cultivar DH55 chromosome 4, Cs, whole genome shotgun sequence genomic DNA carries:
- the LOC104779584 gene encoding cinnamoyl-CoA reductase 1, whose product MAKETVCVTGANGFIGSWIIRTLIEKGYTKIHASIYPGSDPTHLLKLPGSDSKIEVFEADLLDSDAISRAIDGCSGVFHVASPCTLDPPVNPEKELVEPAVKGTINVLEAAKRFNVRRVVITSSISALVPNPNWPERVPVDESSWTDLDFCKSMQKWYPVSKTLAEKAAWEFSEKHGTNIVTIHPSTCLGPLLQPNLNASCAVLLQLLQGSTETQEHYWLGVVHVRDVAKGQVMLFEKPEASGRFLCTNGIYQFSEFAALVSKLFPEFSIHKFDKETQPGLTSCDDAAKRLIELGLVFTAVEDAVKETVQSLREKGFL is encoded by the exons ATGGCGAAAGAGACAGTGTGTGTGACCGGAGCTAATGGTTTCATCGGATCTTGGATAATCCGAACGTTGATTGAGAAGGGTTATACCAAAATCCACGCTTCGATATACCCAGGATCCGACCCGACTCATCTCCTGAAACTACCCGGATCGGATTCTAAGATCGAGGTCTTTGAAGCGGATCTCTTAGACTCCGACGCAATCTCCAGAGCTATCGATGGATGTAGTGGAGTGTTCCACGTGGCGTCACCTTGTACGTTGGATCCACCGGTGAATCCTGAGAAGGAGCTGGTCGAACCCGCGGTTAAGGGAACGATCAATGTGTTGGAAGCTGCTAAGAGGTTTAATGTCAGACGCGTGGTGATCACGTCATCTATCTCCGCCTTGGTTCCTAACCCTAATTGGCCGGAAAGAGTTCCCGTCGATGAGTCCTCGTGGACCGATCTCGATTTTTGCAAGTCGATGCAG AAATGGTATCCAGTTTCGAAGACTTTAGCTGAGAAAGCAGCTTGGGAATTTTCGGAGAAGCATGGAACCAACATTGTCACGATCCATCCATCAACATGTCTTGGACCGCTTCTGCAACCGAACCTAAACGCAAGCTGTGCCGTTTTGCTACAGCTTTTACAAGGCTCCACCGAGACGCAAGAGCATTACTGGCTCGGTGTGGTGCATGTGAGAGACGTGGCTAAAGGCCAAGTGATGCTGTTCGAAAAACCTGAAGCTTCTGGTCGGTTTCTATGCACTAATGGGATTTATCAGTTCAGTGAGTTTGCTGCTCTCGTGTCCAAGCTCTTTCCTGAGTTTTCTATTCACAAGTTTGATAAAGAGACTCAACCCGGGCTTACGTCTTGTGATGACGCGGCTAAGAGATTGATTGAGCTCGGGCTGGTTTTTACTGCTGTGGAAGATGCGGTTAAGGAGACGGTCCAGAGTCTTAGAGAGAAAGGCTTCCTCTGA
- the LOC104779583 gene encoding uncharacterized protein LOC104779583 isoform X2, which produces MKTAGAPPQRGGSSSAAYLYRSSSSCCSDSCRVLVVKMGGKSKKPHESSSFKDSEPEPPRIKSNVKHNLQLLKLWKEFQSRGSGTAKPATSYRKKKAEKDELPDDSELYRDPTNTLYYTNQGLLDDAVPVLLVDGYNVCGYWMKLKKHFMNGRLDVARQKLVDELVSFSMVKEVKVVVVFDALMSGLPTHKEDFAGVDVIFSGETCADSWIEKEVVALREDGCPKVWVVTSDVCQQQAAHGAGAYIWSSKALVSEIKSMHKEVERMMQETRSTSFQGRLLKHNLDSEVVDALKDLRDKLSENETKR; this is translated from the exons ATGAAAACCGCCGGAGCACCGCCGCAAAGAGGTGGTTCCTCCTCCGCCGCTTACTTATACCGGTCTTCATCATCGTGCTGCTCCGATAGCTGTAGAGTTTTGGTGGTAAAGATGGgaggaaaaagcaagaaaccTCATGAATCGTCTTCTTTTAAG GATTCAGAGCCGGAACCACCGAGAATCAAATCCAATGTTAAGCATAATTTGCAGCTTCTGAAGTTATGGAAG GAGTTTCAGAGCAGAGGATCTGGCACGGCTAAGCCAGCGACTAGTTAcaggaagaagaaagcagagaaaGACGAGTTACCGGATGATAGCGAACTCTACCGTGATCCTACAAATACGCTATATTA CACGAACCAGGGTCTATTGGACGACGCAGTTCCTGTTTTGCTTGTTGATGGTTATAATGTGTGTGGATATTGGATGAAGCTAAAGAAACATTTCATGAATGGAAGGCTTGACGTTGCTCGGCAGAAGTTAGTTGATGAACTTGTGTCCTTTAGTATGGTTAAAG AGGTTAAGGTAGTGGTTGTCTTTGATGCTCTCATGTCTGGTCTCCCTACTCACAAGGAAGACTTTGCAGG TGTTGATGTGATTTTCTCAGGAGAAACTTGCGCTGACTCTTGGATTGAAAAGGAG GTGGTTGCTTTGAGAGAAGATGGATGCCCCAAGGTTTGGGTTGTAACATCTGATGTTTGTCAACAACAAGCAGCTCATGGAGCG GGAGCTTATATTTGGAGTAGCAAGGCACTGGTTTCTGAG ATCAAATCAATGCACAAGGAGGTTGAGAGAATGATGCAAGAAACAAG GTCAACATCTTTCCAAGGGAGATTGCTGAAACACAATCTTGATTCTGAAGTCGTCGATGCTCTTAAAGATCTAAGAGACAAATTATCAGAAAACGAAACAAAGAGATGA
- the LOC104779582 gene encoding uncharacterized protein LOC104779582: protein MSNPLKETREDIITDSVVGHMREENEYVRLVVAHEAAAAETVLSLSQSEVRSQKLMWWVKAFGIFAVTLLLTFVFGKWGVPFVFQKVLIPILQWEATAFGRPTLAIVLVVSLALFPVFLIPSGPSMWLAGMIFGYGLGFVIIMVGTTIGMVLPYLIGLIFRDRLHQWLKRWPRQAAVLRLAAEGSWFHQFRVVAIFRVSPFPYTIFNYAIVVTSMRFWPYFFGSIAGMVPEAFIYIYSGRLIRTFADVQYGHQRLTTVEIVYNIISLIIAVVTTVAFTVYAKRALRELQNTEANEDEVVPVSKQARFEMKNVAQQEEDDNRRLP from the exons ATGTCAAACCCATTGAAAGAGACAAGAGAGGATATTATTACAGATTCTGTTGTTGGTCATATGAGGGAAGAGAATGAGTATGTTCGGCTTGTTGTGGCTCAtgaagctgctgctgctgaaacCGTGTTGTCTCTATCTCAATCGGAGGTGCGGAGTCAGAAACTCATGTGGTGGGTAAAGGCTTTTGGGATATTTGCAGTTACTCTCTTGCTTACGTTTGTTTTTGGCAAATGGGGAGTTCCGTTTGTGTTCCAAAAG GTTCTTATTCCAATTTTGCAATGGGAAGCAACTGCATTTGGCCGTCCTACGCTTGCGATTGTCCTTGTTGTTTCCTTGGCTTTGTTTCCTGTGTTCTTGATTCCTTCTGGTCCTTCCATGTGGTTAGCTGGGATGATTTTTGGTTATGGTCTCGGTTTTGTTATCATCATGGTTGGTACCACCATTGGCATGGTTCTTCCTTACCTAATCGGGCTTATCTTCCGTGATCGCCTCCAT CAATGGTTAAAAAGGTGGCCTCGTCAAGCTGCTGTACTTAGACTAGCTGCTGAAGGAAGCTGGTTCCATCAATTTAGAGTTGTGGCAATCTTTCGGGTTTCCCCATTTCCTTACACGATTTTCAACTACGCAATCGTCGTGACAAGCATGAGATTCTGGCCGTACTTCTTCGGATCCATAGCTGGAATGGTACCAGAAGCTTTCATCTACATTTACAG TGGTCGTTTGATCAGAACATTCGCTGATGTGCAATACGGACATCAACGTTTGACAACAGTGGAGATAGTGTACAACATAATCTCCTTGATCATTGCGGTTGTGACCACTGTTGCTTTCACTGTGTACGCTAAAAGAGCTTTGAGAGAACTTCAAAACACAGAAGCTAATGAAGATGAAGTAGTTCCAGTAAGTAAACAGGCGAGATTTGAAATGAAGAATGTTgctcaacaagaagaagatgataatcgGCGTTTGCCTTAA
- the LOC104779585 gene encoding glutathione S-transferase Z1, whose translation MYDNFGYFSSVVVSEFATSSSSSSSLSTLYRRICLEQQFLPTRFQANSGAEKLKLYSYWRSSCAHRVRIALALKGLDYEYIPMNLLKGDHFDPDFKKINPMGTVPALVDGDVVINDSFAIIMYLDEKYPEPPLLPRDLHKRAVNYQAMSIVLSGIQPHQNLAVIRLIEEKINAEEKTVWVNNAITKGFTALEKLLVSCAGKHATGDEIYLADLFLAPQIHGAINRFQINMEPYPTLAKCYESYNDLPAFQNAVPEKQPDAPSTN comes from the exons atgtatgataattttggttatttttccaGTGTTGTCGTCTCCGAATTcgccacttcttcttcttcttcttcttctctctcaactCTTTACAGGAGAATCTGCTTAGAACAACAATTCCTTCCTACGAGATT TCAGGCGAATTCCGGCGCAGAGAAGTTGAAGCTCTACTCTTACTGGAGAAGCTCGTGTGCTCATCGCGTCCGTATCGCCCTCGCTTTAAAAG GGCTTGATTATGAGTATATACCAATGAATTTGCTCAAAGGGGATCATTTCGATCCAG ATTTCAAGAAGATCAATCCAATGGGTACTGTACCAGCTCTTGTTGATGGAGATGTTGTCATTAACGATTCTTTTGCTATTATAATG TATCTGGATGAGAAGTATCCTGAGCCACCTCTATTACCTCGTGACCTCCATAAGCGGGCGGTCAATTACCAG GCAATGAGTATTGTCTTGTCTGGCATACAGCCTCATCAAAATCTGGCTGTTATT AGGCTTATCGAGGAAAAGATAAATGCTGAGGAGAAAACTGTTTGGGTTAATAATGCTATCACCAAAGGGTTCACAG CTCTTGAGAAGCTGTTGGTGAGTTGTGCTGGGAAACATGCCACCGGTGATGAAATTTACCTG GCTGATCTCTTTCTAGCACCACAGATCCACGGAGCAATCAACAGATTCCAGATTAACATG GAACCGTACCCGACTCTTGCAAAGTGTTACGAGTCATACAATGATCTTCCTGCTTTTCAAAATGCTGTCCCAGAGAAACAGCCAGATGCTCCTTCCACCAACTGA
- the LOC104779583 gene encoding uncharacterized protein LOC104779583 isoform X1: MKTAGAPPQRGGSSSAAYLYRSSSSCCSDSCRVLVVKMGGKSKKPHESSSFKQDSEPEPPRIKSNVKHNLQLLKLWKEFQSRGSGTAKPATSYRKKKAEKDELPDDSELYRDPTNTLYYTNQGLLDDAVPVLLVDGYNVCGYWMKLKKHFMNGRLDVARQKLVDELVSFSMVKEVKVVVVFDALMSGLPTHKEDFAGVDVIFSGETCADSWIEKEVVALREDGCPKVWVVTSDVCQQQAAHGAGAYIWSSKALVSEIKSMHKEVERMMQETRSTSFQGRLLKHNLDSEVVDALKDLRDKLSENETKR, encoded by the exons ATGAAAACCGCCGGAGCACCGCCGCAAAGAGGTGGTTCCTCCTCCGCCGCTTACTTATACCGGTCTTCATCATCGTGCTGCTCCGATAGCTGTAGAGTTTTGGTGGTAAAGATGGgaggaaaaagcaagaaaccTCATGAATCGTCTTCTTTTAAG CAGGATTCAGAGCCGGAACCACCGAGAATCAAATCCAATGTTAAGCATAATTTGCAGCTTCTGAAGTTATGGAAG GAGTTTCAGAGCAGAGGATCTGGCACGGCTAAGCCAGCGACTAGTTAcaggaagaagaaagcagagaaaGACGAGTTACCGGATGATAGCGAACTCTACCGTGATCCTACAAATACGCTATATTA CACGAACCAGGGTCTATTGGACGACGCAGTTCCTGTTTTGCTTGTTGATGGTTATAATGTGTGTGGATATTGGATGAAGCTAAAGAAACATTTCATGAATGGAAGGCTTGACGTTGCTCGGCAGAAGTTAGTTGATGAACTTGTGTCCTTTAGTATGGTTAAAG AGGTTAAGGTAGTGGTTGTCTTTGATGCTCTCATGTCTGGTCTCCCTACTCACAAGGAAGACTTTGCAGG TGTTGATGTGATTTTCTCAGGAGAAACTTGCGCTGACTCTTGGATTGAAAAGGAG GTGGTTGCTTTGAGAGAAGATGGATGCCCCAAGGTTTGGGTTGTAACATCTGATGTTTGTCAACAACAAGCAGCTCATGGAGCG GGAGCTTATATTTGGAGTAGCAAGGCACTGGTTTCTGAG ATCAAATCAATGCACAAGGAGGTTGAGAGAATGATGCAAGAAACAAG GTCAACATCTTTCCAAGGGAGATTGCTGAAACACAATCTTGATTCTGAAGTCGTCGATGCTCTTAAAGATCTAAGAGACAAATTATCAGAAAACGAAACAAAGAGATGA